A DNA window from Aminipila luticellarii contains the following coding sequences:
- the purC gene encoding phosphoribosylaminoimidazolesuccinocarboxamide synthase, which translates to MKKLEMLYEGKAKKVYKTEDPKKLIVDYKDDATAFNGLKKGQIAGKGVVNNTMANIIFKMLEEKGIPTHLLEQLNERETLVRAVQILPLEVIIRNVSAGSFSKRYGVEEGIVFKQPVLEFSYKNDELGDPLINDDHILALELATPEQLEDVKKYAYEVNDALKEFFLQRDLKLIDFKIEFGLYDGKVILADEISPDTCRLWDVHTNEKMDKDRFRRDLGQVEETYQEVFSRIQK; encoded by the coding sequence ATGAAAAAGTTAGAAATGCTGTATGAAGGAAAAGCAAAAAAGGTGTACAAGACAGAGGATCCAAAAAAACTGATCGTGGATTATAAGGACGATGCCACGGCATTTAATGGTCTTAAGAAAGGACAGATCGCCGGAAAGGGCGTGGTAAACAATACCATGGCCAACATTATTTTTAAGATGCTGGAGGAGAAAGGCATTCCGACCCATCTGCTCGAACAGCTAAACGAAAGAGAAACTTTAGTAAGAGCGGTGCAAATTCTTCCTCTTGAAGTCATCATCAGAAATGTATCTGCCGGATCTTTTTCAAAGAGATACGGTGTGGAAGAAGGTATCGTCTTTAAACAGCCGGTTTTAGAGTTTTCCTATAAAAATGACGAGCTGGGCGATCCGCTGATCAATGATGATCATATTCTTGCACTGGAGCTGGCCACACCAGAGCAGCTGGAAGATGTAAAGAAATATGCTTATGAAGTCAACGACGCACTAAAAGAATTTTTCTTACAGCGGGATTTGAAGCTGATTGACTTTAAGATTGAGTTCGGCTTATATGACGGCAAGGTCATCCTTGCAGACGAGATTTCTCCTGATACATGCAGACTTTGGGATGTCCACACCAACGAAAAGATGGATAAGGACAGATTTAGAAGAGATTTGGGGCAGGTAGAAGAGACCTATCAGGAAGTGTTCAGCAGGATACAGAAATAG
- the purE gene encoding 5-(carboxyamino)imidazole ribonucleotide mutase, producing the protein MKAAIVMGSKSDYPVVQKAEDIFKQFGVACETRIISAHRTPKVAEEFARTAEEKGIEVIIAAAGKAAHLAGVLAATTPLPVIGLPMKSSTMDGLDSLLSVVQMPKGVPVATVAIDGAENSALLAVQMLGIKYPELRQKIKEYKIKMEQDIIALDAEFNK; encoded by the coding sequence ATGAAAGCAGCAATCGTAATGGGAAGTAAATCAGATTATCCCGTGGTACAGAAAGCAGAAGATATTTTTAAACAATTCGGAGTGGCGTGTGAGACCAGAATCATTTCTGCCCACAGAACGCCGAAGGTGGCAGAGGAATTTGCCAGGACCGCAGAAGAAAAAGGAATTGAAGTGATTATTGCGGCAGCTGGAAAAGCCGCACATCTGGCCGGAGTGCTGGCAGCGACTACTCCCCTTCCGGTCATAGGACTTCCGATGAAATCCAGCACAATGGATGGACTAGATTCTCTGCTTTCCGTGGTTCAGATGCCAAAGGGTGTGCCTGTAGCCACGGTAGCTATTGACGGCGCAGAAAATTCAGCATTGCTGGCTGTTCAGATGCTCGGTATCAAATATCCTGAGCTGAGGCAGAAAATAAAAGAATATAAAATCAAAATGGAACAAGACATTATAGCACTGGATGCAGAATTTAATAAATAA